The Arachis hypogaea cultivar Tifrunner chromosome 19, arahy.Tifrunner.gnm2.J5K5, whole genome shotgun sequence genome has a window encoding:
- the LOC112775507 gene encoding uncharacterized protein: MANRQVVGFVGLDDLSLQMASSLIRHGYAVQAFEISDSSIDELLKLGGRRCSSPLEVGRDVTALVVLICHADQTKDLIFGEEGVLKGLKSDTVLILRSTISPSVLQKLEKELAEIHEINYIVDAYVSLGRSDALNGKITIASSGRLDAIAKARPVLSAMCEKLFTFEGEIGGGSKVKMVTELLEGIHFIASVEALSLGAKAGIHPWIIYDIISNAAGNSWVFKNNVPLLLKGEIKHQILNTIVKDLEIILDMAKSLTFPLPLLATTHQQLIHGISNVSCGEDDSTSLIKVWEKIYGVKVSDAANEDLYSPEQLASEITSDSKSGRRVGFVGLGAMGFGMATHLVNSKFSVNGFDVYKPTLTRFANAGGFIGNSPAEVSKDVDVLIIMVANEAQAENVLYGESGAVSALSPGASIILSSTVSPAYVSQLERRLHNEGKSLKLVDAPVSGGVKRASMGTLTIMASGSDDALKSVGLVLAALSEKLYIIKGGCGAGSGIKMVNQLLAGVHIASAAEAMAFAAKLGLNTRLLFDFITISGGTSWMLENRVPHMLDNDYTPYSALDIFVKDMGIVTRESASLKVPLQLSTIAHQLYLSGSAAGWGRQDDAGVVKVYETLTGVRVEGKLQVLRKDIVLHSLPPEWPQDPLLDIQKLTEKSSKILVVLDDDPTGTQTVHDIEVLTEWSIESLTGQFRKGPKCFFILTNSRSLSSEKASALITEICRNLDTAAKTVDNIDYTIVLRGDSTLRGHFPEEPDAAVSVLGEMDAWIICSFFLQGGRYTINDIHYVADSDTLVPAGDTEFAKDAAFGYKSSNLRDWVEEKTGGRIPASTVASVSIELLRKGGPDAVCQHLCSLKKGSACVVNAASERDMAVFALGMIKAELMGKHFLCRTAASFVSSRIGIISRPPILPKDLGITRERNGGLIVVGSYVPKTTKQVEELKLQCGQFLKSIEVSVEKLAMRPVEEREEEVSRAAELADAYLKAHKDTLIMTSRNLITGKTASESLNINFKVSSALVEIVKRITTKPRYILAKGGITSSDLATKALGARCAKIVGQALAGIPLWQLGPESRHPGVPYIVFPGNVGDSRALAEVVKSWTHPVRLTSTKEILSNAEKGGYAVGAFNVYNLEGVEAVISAAEEEQSPAILQIHPGALKQGGIPLVACCISAAEQASVPITVHFDHGTSKQDLVEALDLGFNSVMVDGSHLPFNENTAYTKFISLLAHSKGILVEAELGRLSGTEDDLTVEEYEAKLTDVKMAEKFIDETGIDALAVCIGNVHGKYPASGPNLKFDLLKELHALSLKKGVFLVLHGASGLSEELVKECINLGVRKFNVNTEVRKAYMDSLNTLQKDLVHVMASAKEAMKAVVAEKMHLFGSAGKA, from the exons ATGGCGAATCGCCAAGTTGTCGGGTTCGTTGGGTTGGACGATTTGAGCTTGCAGATGGCGTCTTCGCTTATTCGCCATGGCTATGCAGTTCAAGCTTTTGAG ATAAGTGATTCCAGCATAGATGAACTTTTAAAGCTTGGAGGACGCAGATGTTCAAGCCCTTTGGAAGTGGGAAGAG ATGTAACAGCTTTAGTGGTCCTAATATGCCATGCGGATCAAACTAAAGATCTAATTTTTGGAGAAGAGGGTGTTTTGAAAG GTCTAAAATCGGATACAGTTCTAATCCTCCGTTCAACTATATCACCATCAGTTCTCCAAAAGTTGGAGAAGGAACTGGCAG AAATTCATGAGATAAATTACATTGTTGATGCATATGTCTCTCTTGGGAGGTCTGATGCTTTAAATGGAAAAATCACT ATTGCATCATCAGGAAGACTGGATGCCATTGCAAAGGCTCGGCCTGTGCTTTCTG CAATGTGTGAAAAGCTTTTCACTTTTGAGGGTGAAATTGGTGGTGGCAG TAAGGTTAAAATGGTTACTGAGTTGCTTGAGGGAATTCACTTCATTGCTTCAGTGGAGGCTCTCTCTCTTGGTGCCAAAGCTGGAATTCACCCATGGATAATATATGATATCATTTCCAACGCCGCTGGAAATTCATG GGTTTTCAAGAATAATGTTCCTCTTTTGTTAAAGGGAGAGATTAAGCATCAAATTCTAAACACTATTGTTAAGGACTTG GAAATCATTTTGGATATGGCCAAGTCACTTACTTTTCCACTTCCACTTTTGGCTACCACTCATCAACAACTTATTCATG GGATCTCAAATGTTTCTTGTGGAGAAGATGATAGTACATCATTAATTAAG GTTTGGGAGAAAatttatggagtaaaagtttcaGATGCTGCAAATGAAGATTTATATAGCCCTGAACAATTGGCATCGGAAATCACTTCGGATTCTAAGAGTGGGAGAAGAGTTGGTTTTGTAGGCCTTGGAGCAATGGGATTTGGCATGGCAACTCATTTGGTGAATTCAAAGTTCAGCGTCAATGGTTTTGAT GTGTATAAACCAACTCTAACACGATTTGCAAATGCTGGTGGCTTTATTGGGAACTCTCCAGCTGAAGTGAGTAAAG ATGTTGATGTTCTCATAATCATGGTTGCAAACGAAGCACAAGCAGAAAATGTATTGTATGGAGAATCTGGTGCAGTTTCAG CTCTTTCACCGGGAGCATCTATAATTCTTTCTTCTACTGTTTCTCCGGCATATGTGAGTCAGCTAGAGCGCAGATTGCATA ATGAGGGTAAAAGTTTGAAGTTAGTGGATGCCCCTGTTTCTGGTGGAGTTAAGAGGGCCTCAATGGGAACACTTACG ATAATGGCTTCGGGATCCGATGATGCTCTTAAGAGTGTTGGTTTAGTCTTAGCAG CCTTAAGTGAGAAGCTTTACATTATTAAAGGTGGCTGTGGTGCTGGAag TGGTATAAAGATGGTTAACCAATTGCTTGCTGGAGTTCACATAGCATCAGCTGCTGAGGCAATGGCATTTGCAGCAAAACTGGGTCTGAATACAAGACTGTTGTTTGATTTTATTACAATTAGTGGGGGTACATCCTG GATGCTTGAAAATCGTGTCCCACACATGCTAGATAATGATTACACACCATATTCAGCACTTGATATCTTTGTGAAGGACATG GGGATCGTTACTCGTGAATCAGCTTCTTTGAAAGTTCCACTTCAATTATCAACTATTGCTCATCAACTGTATCTGTCAG GTTCTGCTGCTGGTTGGGGACGGCAAGATGATGCTGGTGTGGTTAAG GTTTATGAGACACTAACTGGTGTCAGAGTTGAAGGGAAACTCCAGGTTCTGAGGAAAGACATTGTGTTGCATTCTCTTCCACCTGAGTGGCCTCAAGATCCTCTCCTTGACATACAAAAACTTACTGAAAAAAGTTCCAAGATTTTGGTAGTCCTTGATGATGATCCAACAGGAACACAAACTGTTCATGATATAGAGGTATTAACAGAATG GAGTATCGAATCACTGACTGGGCAGTTTAGAAAAGGTCCAAAGTGCTTTTTCATTTTGACAAACTCCAGGTCACTGAGTTCTGAGAAG GCCAGTGCACTGATAACAGAGATATGCAGAAATCTAGACACTGCAGCAAAAACAGTTGACAACATTGATTATACAATTGTTTTGAGGGGAGACTCAACTTTGCGTGGCCATTTTCCTGAG GAACCAGATGCTGCTGTTTCGGTGTTAGGTGAAATGGATGCATGGATAATTTGTTCCTTTTTCCTTCAAGGAGGCCGCTACACTATCAATGACATACACTATGTTGCTGATTCTGATAC GCTTGTTCCTGCAGGGGACACAGAGTTTGCTAAAGATGCTGCCTTTGGCTACAAATCTTCGAATCTGCGTGAT TGGGTAGAAGAGAAGACTGGTGGTcgaatacctgcatccactgttGCATCTGTTTCCATTGAACTTTTGAGGAAAGGAGGACCAGATGCAGTTTGCCAGCATCTATGCAGTCTGAAAAAG GGTTCAGCATGTGTAGTTAATGCAGCTAGTGAAAGAGACATGGCTGTATTTGCACTTGGAATGATCAAG GCAGAATTGATGGGAAAACACTTCTTATGTCGTACTGCTGCTAGTTTTGTTTCTTCCCGAATTGGAATTATCTCAAGGCCCCCAATATTGCCAAAGGATCTAGGAATTACTAGAGAAAGGAACGGTGGTTTGATAGTTGTGGGATCATATGTTCCAAAAACAACAAAGCAG GTTGAAGAACTTAAATTACAGTGTGGTCAGTTCTTGAAAAGCATTGAG GTCTCAGTTGAAAAACTTGCAATGAGGCCTGTCGAGGAGCGGGAGGAGGAAGTCAGTCGAGCAGCTGAATTAGCAGATGCATACCTTAAAGCTCATAAAGACACCCTTATAATGACCAGCCGGAATCTCATAACTGGAAAAA CTGcgtctgaaagtttgaacattAATTTTAAAGTGAGCTCTGCTTTGGTGGAAATAGTGAAAAGAATAACTACAAAACCTCGCTATATACTTGCAAAG GGTGGTATTACTTCTTCAGACCTTGCTACAAAAGCCCTTGGTGCTAGATGTGCTAAGATAGTTGGACAAGCACTTGCTGGCATTCCCTTGTGGCAATTAGGACCAGAAAGTAGGCATCCAGGAGTTCCATACATTGTCTTTCCTG GCAATGTTGGTGATAGCAGAGCTTTGGCTGAAGTAGTCAAGTCCTGGACTCATCCAGTCAGACTTACATCAACAAAGGAGATTCTTAGC AATGCTGAAAAGGGAGGGTATGCTGTTGGAGCATTTAATGTCTATAATTTGGAAGGAGTTGAGGCTGTTATTTCTGCAGCAGAGGAAGAACAAAGTCCTGCTATATTACAG ATCCATCCTGGTGCCTTGAAGCAAGGAGGAATTCCCTTGGTTGCTTGTTGCATTTCTGCTGCAGAGCAAGCCAGT GTCCCGATTACTGTTCACTTTGACCATGGAACTTCAAAGCAAGATCTTGTGGAAGCTCTTGATCTG GGATTCAATTCTGTGATGGTAGATGGTTCACATCTTCCCTTCAATGAAAACACTGCATACACAAAATTTATATCACTGCTGGCTCACTCGAAAGGGATATTGGTTGAAGCTGAGCTAGGAAGGTTGTCTGGGACGGAAGATGATTTGACTGTGGAAGAATATGAAGCAAAGCTAACAGATGTTAAGATG GCAGAAAAATTCATCGATGAGACCGGCATAGATGCTTTGGCAGTGTGTATAGGAAATGTGCATGGAAAATACCCTGCAAGTGGTCCAAATCTCAAATTTGATTTACTGAAG GAACTGCATGCATTGAGCTTGAAGAAAGGAGTTTTCCTGGTGCTTCATGGAGCATCTGGCTTATCCGAAGAACTTGTTAAG GAATGCATAAACCTTGGTGTTAGGAAGTTCAATGTTAATACTGAAGTAAGGAAGGCCTACATGGATTCCCTCAATACTCTCCAGAAAGATCTAGTTCATGTTATGGCCTCTGCAAAGGAAGCCATGAAAGCTGTGGTTGCAGAAAAGATGCATCTCTTTGGTTCAGCAGGAAAGGCATGA